Proteins from a single region of Synechococcus sp. WH 8109:
- the rplM gene encoding 50S ribosomal protein L13: protein MNKTSLPPIDSIDRQWYVVDAENQTLGRLATEVAAVLRGKNNPSFTPHLDTGDFVVIVNAEKIKVSGRKPQQKLYRRHSGRPGGMKVETFEALQERIPERIVEKAIKGMLPHNALGRQMFRKLKVYKGTEHPHAAQKPQPLQLNPSASAQ, encoded by the coding sequence ATGAACAAGACCTCTCTCCCCCCGATTGATTCGATCGACCGCCAGTGGTACGTGGTGGATGCTGAGAATCAAACCCTCGGCCGTCTGGCCACTGAAGTGGCCGCTGTGCTGCGTGGCAAGAACAACCCCAGCTTCACCCCCCATCTGGACACCGGTGACTTTGTCGTCATCGTGAACGCCGAGAAGATCAAAGTCTCCGGCCGTAAGCCCCAACAGAAGCTGTACCGCCGTCACTCCGGTCGTCCTGGAGGCATGAAGGTGGAAACCTTCGAGGCTCTGCAGGAAAGGATCCCCGAGCGGATCGTGGAGAAGGCCATCAAAGGCATGCTTCCCCACAACGCCCTCGGCCGCCAGATGTTCCGCAAGCTCAAGGTCTACAAAGGCACCGAGCATCCCCACGCCGCTCAGAAGCCCCAGCCTCTTCAGCTCAACCCATCCGCATCCGCCCAATGA